From Daucus carota subsp. sativus chromosome 6, DH1 v3.0, whole genome shotgun sequence, the proteins below share one genomic window:
- the LOC108224920 gene encoding nicotinamidase 1: protein MVLNIIDLLKKEIPLEEESLIIPENTKTGLVLVDIINGFCTVGAGNLAPREPNSQISQMIEESERLARVFCEQKWPVLAFLDSHQPDKLEHPYPSHCIAGTEESNLVPALRWLEEEPNVTIRRKDCYDGYIGSIQEDGSNAFADWVKTNNIELLLVAGICTDICVLDFICSTLSARNRGFLAPLKDVVVYSGGCATFDFPVSVAKETKAGLAHPQEMMHHVGLYMAKGRGAKIASEVSFGELEKP from the exons ATGGTACTAAACATTATTGATCTGTTGAAGAAAGAGATCCCTCTAGAGGAGGAGTCACTGATCATACCTGAAAATACCAAGACTGGACTGGTTCTTGTGGACATCATCAATGGCTTCTGTACTGTGGGAGCTGGAAATCTG GCACCAAGAGAACCCAACAGCCAGATATCACAGATGATAGAGGAATCAGAAAGGCTTGCCAGAGTGTTCTGTGAGCAGAAATGGCCAGTTCTTGCATTTCTCGACTCTCATCAGCCTGACAAACTTGagcatccttatccttctcacTGTATTGCTGGAACTGAAGAATCCAACTTAGTTCCTG CTCTGCGGTGGTTGGAGGAGGAGCCGAATGTAACGATAAGGCGCAAGGATTGCTACGACGGATACATTGGTTCCATTCAGGAGGATGGCTCCAATGCTTTTGCAGACTGGGTGAAGACCAACAACATCGAACTG TTATTGGTTGCAGGGATATGCACAGACATTTGTGTGCTGGACTTCATTTGTTCGACTCTATCAGCAAGAAACCGCGGCTTCTTGGCTCCGTTGAAGGATGTGGTGGTTTACTCAGGTGGCTGTGCCACTTTTGATTTTCCAGTTTCAGTCGCGAAAGAAACCAAAGCTGGTTTAGCTCACCCCCAG GAAATGATGCATCATGTGGGTCTGTACATGGCTAAAGGAAGGGGAGCTAAGATTGCAAGTGAAGTGTCGTTTGGTGAACTGGAGAAGCCATGA
- the LOC108226088 gene encoding protein EXECUTER 1, chloroplastic, with translation MALTPPRSFSSHSTLINSDANLHHPHKLTLSNPSKLNSLIKQSPSLSNRVYRLTQFNICRCNNESFDLSESDGGWESGLKEAVRNAMKKMEMYVTSWKREERECVESEEGEEDWDWNWWRKHFDEVDDQERLLSVLKSQLSRAISRENYEDAAKLKVAIAAATTTDAVSIVMSHLNKAIEEERYDDAAFFRDYGSAGLLGWWAGVSEDVNDPYGRIIRISAEHGRYVARSYSPRQLAAARGGTPLFEVFLTTTKEGEYKEQAVYLKHKDVPSQDFPTLSTKSFGPIVSLDPIDPTSDTTDPIEEAVEDKDGEDGDDDDYISEGSGFGNILQDMIPGVKVKVLKVTVPDKVDSDHISKVVEQIMEAEDEEKDDLETSDAEDEKDDDDKEKNGLAGDGLIDGEEQNQLAVKFVVGGLLQKISGTAHKDVSRVPARLEKKGRLSFRFTVDEDKKEPVSGVIGRSPQNPKTMLQSQKSIDHVMLDLAKSIGRGKIPMKVLKDVGKLLTLTLSQAQIRQPLSGSTTFSRIDIPASSDPFKGVYIGAHGLYSSEVIQIKHKFGQWQEGAGKSQNLEFYEYIEAVKLTGDPNVPAGQVAFRAKVGKEYQLPHKGIIPEEFGVVARYKGQGRLADPGFRNPRWVDGEVVIMDGKYIKSGPVIGFVYWAPKYHFLVFFNQLRLHK, from the exons ATGGCTTTGACACCTCCGCGGAGCTTCTCATCACACTCAACCCTCATCAATTCCGATGCAAATCTGCACCACCCCCACAAGCTCACCCTTTCAAACCCTAGCAAACTCAATTCACTAATAAAGCAGTCACCTTCACTCTCAAACCGTGTTTATAGGCTGACCCAGTTCAATATTTGTCGATGTAACAACGAAAGTTTCGATCTTTCGGAGAGTGATGGTGGGTGGGAGAGTGGGTTGAAAGAGGCGGTGAGGAATGCGATGAAGAAGATGGAGATGTATGTGACTTCTTggaagagagaggagagagagtgtGTAGAGAGTGAGGAGGGGGAGGAAGACTGGGATTGGAATTGGTGGAGGAAGCATTTCGATGAGGTTGATGATCAAGAAAGGCTTCTCTCTGTTTTAAAG TCACAGTTGAGCCGAGCCATTAGTAGAGAGAACTATGAAGATGCTGCCAAACTCAAGGTAGCAATTGCAGCTGCTACTACAACCGATGCTGTTAGCATAGTGATGTCTCATCTGAAT AAAGCGATAGAGGAAGAGCGTTACGATGATGCAGCTTTTTTTCGAGATTATGGTAGTGCCGGACTG CTAGGGTGGTGGGCTGGGGTGTCGGAAGATGTGAATGATCCTTATGGTCGAATAATCCGCATAAGCGCAGAACATGGAAGATACGTGGCAAGAAGTTATAGCCCTAG GCAGCTAGCAGCAGCCAGAGGTGGTACCCCTTTGTTTGAAGTATTTCTTACGACCACCAAGGAAGGTGAATACAAGGAGCAG GCTGTTTACTTAAAACACAAGGACGTTCCTTCTCAAGATTTTCCAACTCTTTCAACCAAGTCCTTCGGTCCTATAGTTAGCTTGGATCCCATAGACCCAACTTCGGACACAACTGATCCTATTGAGGAAGCTGTGGAAGACAAAGACGGAGAAGACGGGGATGATGATGATTATATTTCGGAGGGATCTGGTTTTGGGAATATCCTTCAAGATATGATTCCTGGTGTGAAAGTCAAAGTTTTGAAAGTGACGGTCCCAGATAAAGTAGATTCTGATCATATCTCCAAGGTGGTTGAGCAAATAATGGAAGCTGAAGATGAGGAGAAGGACGACTTAGAAACTTCAGATGCAGAAGATGAAAAGGATGACGATGACAAAGAGAAAAATGGACTTGCAGGTGATGGTCTTATTGATGGCGAAGAACAAAATCAACTTGCAGTCAAGTTTGTTGTTGGGGGCCTTTTACAGAAAATTTCAGGCACAGCTCACAAAGATGTTTCTCGAGTACCAGCTAGGCTAGAGAAGAAAGGACGGTTATCATTTCGTTTTACTGTAGATGAAGATAAAAAGGAACCGGTTTCTGGTGTCATTGGCAGGTCTCCACAGAATCCAAAGACTATGCTTCAAAGTCAAAAAAGCATAGACCATGTTATGCTCGATCTTGCAAAGTCCATTGGCAGGGGGAAGATACCCATGAAA GTGCTGAAAGATGTTGGTAAATTACTGACCCTGACCCTCAGTCAGGCCCAAATTCGTCAACCTTTATCTGGATCTACTACATTCAGTCGCATTGACATTCCAGCATCATCGGATCCTTTTAAGG GAGTATATATAGGTGCCCACGGACTTTACTCTTCAGAAGTCATCCAGATTAAGCATAAGTTTGGCCAATGGCAAGAGGGTGCTGGAAAAAGTCAGAATCTTGAGTTTTACGAGTATATCGAAGCTGTAAAGCTTACTGGGGATCCTAATGTACCCGCCGGCCAG GTAGCATTTCGAGCAAAAGTTGGGAAAGAATATCAGCTACCACACAAGGGGATCATCCCAGAAGAATTTGGAGTG GTTGCTCGATACAAAGGACAAGGAAGGCTTGCTGACCCAGGCTTCCGAAATCCTCGATGGGTTGACGGTGAAGTTGTTATTATGGATGGAAAG TACATAAAAAGTGGACCTGTTATTGGATTTGTCTATTGGGCACCGAAGTATCACTTTTTGGTGTTCTTTAATCAGTTAAGGCTGCATAAATAG